From Pelotomaculum isophthalicicum JI, one genomic window encodes:
- a CDS encoding uracil-xanthine permease family protein produces MSKMAFKYGLDDVPPPLELILFGLQWLAISVPTIVIIGKVVADFHYNSNIEQVIYVQKIFFVTAIALLTQVLLGHRLPIVTGPATVLLVGVAASTGSDSHTVYSSIMIGGIILSLIAVTGLFGRLKKLFTPRVVAVILILIAFTLAPTIMNLIITPVMQASSLFNLIFTLVFLFIMFVCGKYLTGIWKSTIIIWSLLTGSLIYFLFFPDQMVFGHSQMINFSAPFSNLFNFELSVNPAVVVSFLICFLALSINDLGSIQSVGELIEPDEMEKRITRGLSITGLANGLSGLLGIVGIVNFSMSPGVIASTACASRYTMVPAALGLLAISFFPKAVEFVSLIPRVVIGSVLIYVMCSQVSAGLMVALKSAKIEFDDGLVMGLPFMLGIVVSFLPGDVLGTFPVSLRPLLGNGFVVGVLVVLFLDHVVYRSKT; encoded by the coding sequence ATGAGCAAAATGGCTTTCAAATATGGGCTTGACGATGTTCCACCACCGTTGGAGCTAATTCTGTTCGGCTTGCAATGGCTGGCTATTTCAGTTCCCACCATCGTTATCATCGGGAAAGTGGTGGCTGATTTTCATTATAACAGTAACATTGAACAGGTCATATATGTGCAAAAAATATTTTTTGTAACAGCAATTGCCCTATTGACCCAGGTGCTTTTGGGTCACCGGCTGCCGATTGTTACCGGGCCGGCAACAGTATTGTTAGTGGGTGTGGCGGCAAGCACGGGAAGCGACTCGCACACAGTTTACTCCTCAATAATGATCGGCGGTATAATTCTTTCCTTAATTGCCGTTACCGGACTTTTCGGTCGCTTAAAAAAATTATTCACCCCCAGGGTGGTAGCCGTAATCCTAATACTCATCGCGTTTACACTCGCACCAACCATAATGAATCTTATTATTACACCGGTAATGCAGGCATCCTCGCTTTTCAACCTTATTTTTACTCTTGTATTTCTCTTTATTATGTTTGTTTGCGGCAAATATCTGACGGGGATCTGGAAATCCACCATAATAATATGGTCATTACTAACAGGAAGCCTCATCTATTTTTTATTTTTCCCGGATCAGATGGTCTTTGGGCATAGTCAGATGATAAATTTCTCTGCTCCATTTTCCAACCTTTTTAATTTTGAGCTTTCTGTTAATCCGGCTGTAGTGGTATCATTTCTTATATGTTTTTTGGCGCTTTCCATTAACGATCTGGGTTCAATCCAGTCAGTTGGTGAACTTATCGAACCGGATGAAATGGAAAAGAGGATTACCAGAGGTTTGTCCATAACCGGATTGGCCAATGGGCTATCTGGTTTGCTAGGTATAGTGGGAATAGTTAACTTTTCCATGAGCCCCGGCGTCATTGCTTCCACTGCTTGCGCGTCCAGATATACCATGGTGCCTGCTGCCTTAGGCTTGCTTGCTATTTCCTTTTTTCCGAAAGCAGTTGAATTTGTTAGTTTAATTCCAAGAGTTGTGATTGGCAGTGTACTGATTTATGTGATGTGCTCCCAAGTATCCGCGGGTCTGATGGTGGCCTTAAAATCCGCCAAAATTGAATTTGATGACGGTCTGGTCATGGGGCTGCCTTTCATGCTTGGGATAGTGGTATCCTTTTTGCCGGGGGATGTTCTTGGAACCTTCCCTGTGTCTCTGAGACCATTATTAGGTAACGGTTTCGTGGTTGGCGTACTAGTGGTACTTTTTTTAGATCATGTTGTTTACCGGTCAAAAACATAA
- a CDS encoding stage V sporulation T C-terminal domain-containing protein, producing the protein MRATGFVRRIDELGRFLIPKEIRNTLHIKHYSSLEILTDYEGGVIFKKFSPIKELGQLVEEYAQALYESLGHTVCIVDKENIIAVAGFNKKRLLNRQLNPEIERLMEERKANHYVMPISLTVVLERRLYPPCLYLFSVLQSTYS; encoded by the coding sequence ATGAGGGCAACTGGATTTGTGCGCCGTATTGATGAACTCGGCAGGTTTTTAATACCCAAGGAAATCAGGAACACACTTCATATTAAACATTACTCATCTTTAGAAATATTAACCGATTACGAGGGTGGAGTCATTTTTAAAAAATTCTCGCCAATTAAAGAACTTGGACAATTAGTGGAAGAATACGCGCAGGCTTTATATGAATCACTTGGTCATACTGTTTGTATTGTTGACAAAGAAAATATTATTGCTGTTGCCGGCTTTAATAAAAAGAGATTACTAAACAGGCAACTTAACCCGGAAATCGAGAGGTTAATGGAGGAAAGAAAAGCGAATCATTATGTTATGCCCATATCATTAACGGTAGTTTTGGAGCGGCGATTATATCCGCCTTGTTTATATCTATTTTCAGTTTTGCAATCAACTTATTCATAA
- the nagA gene encoding N-acetylglucosamine-6-phosphate deacetylase has protein sequence MDISVYRFKLRNYSTTGTKENKFILEWWNKVYAINNCKVYTGKNLLVDKAVIIDSNKIVDIISPFNLPAGISEINLGGLSIAPGFIDIQVNGGGGCLFNEEPSVSVICKIYEAHKRFGTTNFLPVLLSNSRDKMMAAVKSVKYCLDKKLHGILGLHLEGPFINRKKAGVHNNKYIRTLNAEELNDLIKAAGSKVLKLLTVAPEFIPPDYLRMLSGAGVLLSAGHSDITYDEAIKCFENGITCVTHLFNAMSQLSGREPGLAGAALQAKNVWAGIIADGFHVHYAAIDIAKRIKGRKLFLTTDAMPPVGKASRNFMLGDYVIQCRDGKCTTETGVIAGSVLDMATAVRNCIYEIGIPIEEALRMASTYPAEFLGMGCELGKIEPGYNANLVIFDDQVEVKGVVVNGKFEFWANS, from the coding sequence GTGGATATATCTGTGTATAGATTTAAGCTTCGTAATTATTCAACGACCGGCACGAAAGAAAATAAATTTATTTTAGAATGGTGGAATAAAGTGTACGCTATTAATAATTGTAAGGTATATACGGGAAAAAATTTACTCGTGGATAAGGCAGTTATTATCGATAGTAATAAGATAGTTGATATTATTAGCCCGTTCAATCTGCCCGCAGGTATTTCCGAAATAAACCTGGGTGGTTTATCTATCGCGCCGGGGTTCATTGATATACAAGTTAATGGCGGGGGAGGCTGTTTATTTAATGAAGAACCGAGCGTTTCTGTTATCTGCAAGATATATGAAGCGCATAAGCGGTTTGGAACAACTAACTTTTTACCCGTTCTGCTCAGCAATTCCAGAGATAAAATGATGGCGGCTGTTAAATCCGTGAAATATTGCCTGGATAAAAAACTGCATGGGATTTTGGGATTGCATTTAGAAGGACCTTTTATTAATAGAAAAAAAGCGGGGGTACATAACAATAAATACATCAGGACTCTAAATGCAGAAGAGTTGAATGACTTGATCAAAGCTGCCGGATCGAAGGTGCTAAAACTGTTAACCGTGGCACCCGAGTTTATCCCGCCCGATTATTTAAGAATGTTGTCAGGCGCCGGTGTTTTGCTCTCAGCCGGACATTCGGATATTACATATGATGAAGCGATAAAATGCTTTGAAAACGGCATAACATGCGTTACTCATTTATTTAACGCGATGTCTCAATTAAGCGGCAGAGAACCCGGCCTTGCCGGCGCGGCATTGCAGGCGAAAAACGTATGGGCGGGCATAATCGCCGACGGTTTTCATGTGCACTATGCCGCCATAGATATAGCAAAACGAATCAAAGGGAGGAAGTTGTTTTTAACAACAGACGCCATGCCGCCCGTGGGAAAAGCTTCACGGAACTTCATGCTGGGCGATTACGTGATTCAGTGCCGGGACGGAAAATGCACAACAGAAACAGGAGTAATTGCCGGATCGGTATTGGACATGGCTACGGCAGTACGCAATTGTATATATGAAATTGGCATCCCCATTGAAGAAGCCCTGCGGATGGCTTCCACATATCCAGCGGAATTCCTCGGCATGGGATGCGAGCTTGGCAAAATAGAACCCGGATATAACGCAAACTTAGTGATTTTCGATGACCAGGTGGAAGTAAAGGGTGTTGTCGTTAATGGGAAATTTGAATTTTGGGCGAACTCATGA